Genomic segment of Bdellovibrio bacteriovorus:
CTTCGTATTTATCATTCTGAATCAAATGACCGCGGGTTTCTCGGAACGAGGATTGAACCTGTACCGCCTCCCCTTCTAAAAGATCTCCATCTCCGGAGCCACCGCCTTGATCGATGACTTGCACGTAGTGCGTGAGTTCATGAACTAAAGAATCTACCGGCGTTCGAGGATGTTTATAGGACGCGCGTTTATTCATAAGATAAATCGTGTTGGTATTGCCATCGTAAACGTTTAAGAAAAAATCAGGGCGAATTCCCCACCATTTTTCCATGGCGTCTTGAAAGACAACGAGGTCCGTCTGGCTTTCAATTTTAAGATTTACAGTGCCTGTTTTAGTGCTCTTCATTCGATTGCGAACAACTTTAAGCAAGCACTCTTTGTTGTCCTGAAGTTTGTCGGCATCCCAGTATTCAGTATTTTGAGCGAAGCTTGTGCTTCCGATAAGAAGAATCATTAACAGCGAAATTACAGATTTCAACATAGGCACCTCATTGAATACCAAAGACTCTTGGTAGCAGGTTGCAAAGGGTTGGCCATGAAACTGGCGCTTGTTTGTCGTTTTAATGGGTGTTCAGCACAAGAATCAATAGCCAAGTCCGCTTAGCGCGGGTCTATGTCAAAAATATCGACAGACTTTATTTGGAGCCCGAGCAAAGTCTTGGTGAAAATCAACGGGCGTTGCCCCTGCTCGTTCGGAACTGTAATCTTGAAGTATGAAAACACTTAAGCACGTCCTACTTGCAGTTCTAGTTCTTTTACCATCTCTTTCTTTTTCTGCACCCGCAGGTTTTTTTCTGACCAATACGAAAGAGATCACCGAAGACATGGTGAGCTTTCACTACATGTCTAGCGACGGAACCTTTGATCTAAAATGTGCGCATGTTTTTGATAAACCTGATGCCCATGATTGGGACGTTTGGTGCGGCAAAGGAACCAAGTGGTTGCGCCAATTCCGAGTGCACTTCTTAGTAAGACAATATCAGGGAAGAGATTCGCAGAAATCGGCTTTTGAAGTTTTGTATTGGGTGATTGATCGTGATCAAAAGACGCCGAAGTTTTCTTCAACATCGTCTTGGATTCAGTTTAACAATCCGTCAAAACTAGAAATTATGAGATTCAGCCAAGGTGTTGAAAACGACTACGCTTACTTGACTGTTGAACTTAAGCCATAAAAAAAAGGGATGACCGCTTTCACGGCCATCCCCAACGGAGAAATCAATTAACCAATCAGTTTCAATGCCAATTGGTTGGCTTGGTTTGCTTGCGACAACACGGAAGTTCCCGCCTGCAATAAAATATTATTTCGAACCATTTCACTGGAAGCCGCCGCGATATCGGTATCACGAATACGGCTGTTTGCTGCTGCCAAGTTTTCTTGAGTAACACCCAAGTTGTCTACGGTTGATGTCAGACGATTTTGTAAAGCTCCCAGATAAGCGCGTGTGCCGCTGACATTTGTTTGCGCATCATCAAGACGTGCCAACGCTTCTTGTGCGCCTTCTTTCGAAGAAAAATCAATTCCATCTAATCCCAGAGCATCGATCGTCGCCGCGTGTTTGCCGGCATCAAAGGAAATGCGATCGGCAAAATCATCATTGCCGATACCCACTTGAAAATCGAACTTAGGAGCAGAGCCATCAAGAAGCTTCGTCGTTCCCCATGTCGTTGACTTCGCAATACGCTGCATTTCGTCTTTAAGCTGAGTAACTTCTTTGTTAAGCATACCGCGCTCAGTTTCGCCCACCGTATCGGAAGCCGCTTGGATTCCTAATTCACGTAAGCGCACTATGATGTTGCCGATTTCGTTCAAGCCACCCTCTGCTGTTTGAATCAGGGAAATACCATCGTTCGCATTTCGTTGGGCTTGAGATGCAGAGCGAATCTGCGCTTTTAATCTTTCGGAGATAGCTAAGCCAGCGGCATCATCAGCTGCCTTGTTGATACGACTGCCTGAAGATAACTTCGCCATAGAATCATTGATAGCTCGTTGCGAACCTACCAAGTTTCTTTGTGCATTCAGTGCAGCGATATTTGTCGTAATTCTCATTCCCATAAGTTCCTTCAAAGTGGCGTGATAAATTTTTCGGTAATCACGATGGGAACTTCACAAGACTATGGGATAAATTTAGGAAGACATAGCAAACACGAGATTGTTGTAAAGGACGAGTCCTGCGCAAGATTGAATCACTTTCGTGTTTCGAGGTGAGATTTTCCCCCGAGAAGCCTCAGGGGAAAATGCATCAATGTTTATCTCGGCTGAACAACATCACATGTTGGGAAAGTGAAACTTTTAAAGAAAGAAGTTCCCGCTTCACCACGAGTCACGTGAACCTGTGTAGAAATTGTTCTTGGCACAGTCACGTCACGAGTTCCCCACTCTGTGCAAACTGGTGTTTGCTCGCCAGAACCTTCAAAGCGTAAACACTCTGGAGCTTCGTAAGTGCGAGGTGCTGTTTTGTGAACTGTTTCATAACGAGCACAAACCCAGTCTGTGATCGGACCGCCACCTTCACCTTCAGGAATGTTTCTTTTTACCGGAACAAGCTCGGCACACTCTCTTGTTGCGCTGATGGCTCTGATCTCATAGTCCG
This window contains:
- a CDS encoding flagellin; the encoded protein is MGMRITTNIAALNAQRNLVGSQRAINDSMAKLSSGSRINKAADDAAGLAISERLKAQIRSASQAQRNANDGISLIQTAEGGLNEIGNIIVRLRELGIQAASDTVGETERGMLNKEVTQLKDEMQRIAKSTTWGTTKLLDGSAPKFDFQVGIGNDDFADRISFDAGKHAATIDALGLDGIDFSSKEGAQEALARLDDAQTNVSGTRAYLGALQNRLTSTVDNLGVTQENLAAANSRIRDTDIAAASSEMVRNNILLQAGTSVLSQANQANQLALKLIG